In one Hymenobacter sp. DG25B genomic region, the following are encoded:
- a CDS encoding anthranilate synthase component I family protein: MLVVPYTDLPVSAARFRELALGWAARFRCCAYYTSNDLAYPYGGFQSMLAVRHTPAVAPSSLAELRSWLRQPAMAPRCGMLSYELKNEIEPLLNSGHPDGLEWPALHFFEAETWLRFLSESLEIHGPATVLADILSTPLTDTAPNVPTVRPRMPKEDYLRAVENIQEDILNGEVYELNLCQEFYAEQVQLESVALFQRLNAASPTPFAGFYKWEDRYLLCASPERFLRREGATLLSQPIKGTIRRGNTAKTDAQQRHTLLHDEKERAENLMIVDLVRNDLARVAETGTVQVPELFGLYPFRHVWQMISSVQAQARPGTDVVDTLLAAFPMGSMTGAPKIRAMQLIEQYERTRRGLYSGSIGYVLPNGDFDFNVVIRSLQYRQNTGYLSFQVGSAITYDSVPEREYEECLLKAQAMLDVLGAVID, translated from the coding sequence GTGCTTGTAGTTCCTTACACTGATCTTCCTGTTTCTGCGGCCCGTTTCCGGGAGTTGGCGCTGGGCTGGGCTGCCCGGTTCCGGTGCTGTGCCTATTACACCTCCAATGATCTGGCGTATCCCTACGGCGGTTTCCAGTCCATGCTGGCCGTGCGGCACACGCCGGCAGTTGCGCCATCGTCGCTGGCTGAGCTGCGGAGCTGGCTCCGGCAGCCTGCCATGGCTCCCCGATGCGGGATGCTTTCCTATGAGCTAAAAAACGAAATTGAACCGCTCCTGAATAGCGGCCACCCAGATGGGTTGGAGTGGCCGGCTCTGCATTTCTTTGAGGCCGAAACCTGGCTGCGCTTTCTCTCGGAAAGCTTAGAAATACACGGCCCGGCAACCGTATTAGCTGACATTCTGAGTACGCCCCTGACTGATACGGCCCCCAATGTTCCCACTGTGCGGCCCCGTATGCCCAAGGAAGATTATTTGCGGGCTGTGGAGAACATTCAGGAAGACATTCTGAACGGAGAAGTGTATGAGCTGAATCTGTGTCAGGAGTTTTATGCCGAACAGGTGCAACTGGAGTCGGTGGCCTTGTTTCAGCGGCTGAATGCGGCTTCGCCCACTCCTTTTGCCGGGTTTTACAAATGGGAAGACCGCTACCTGTTATGTGCTTCGCCGGAACGCTTTCTGCGCCGCGAAGGTGCTACGCTGCTTTCCCAGCCTATTAAAGGCACCATCCGCCGCGGCAACACTGCGAAAACGGATGCGCAGCAGCGCCACACCCTGCTGCACGACGAGAAGGAGCGCGCTGAGAATCTGATGATTGTGGACCTGGTGCGCAACGACCTGGCCCGGGTAGCCGAAACCGGCACGGTGCAGGTACCCGAGCTCTTCGGCCTGTACCCTTTCCGCCACGTCTGGCAGATGATTTCCTCCGTGCAGGCCCAGGCCCGCCCCGGCACTGACGTGGTTGACACATTGCTGGCCGCATTTCCCATGGGCTCGATGACCGGAGCACCTAAAATCAGGGCCATGCAGCTGATAGAGCAGTATGAGCGCACCCGGCGCGGCCTCTACAGCGGCAGCATCGGCTACGTGCTGCCCAACGGCGACTTTGATTTCAACGTCGTCATCCGCTCCCTGCAATACCGCCAGAATACCGGCTACCTCAGCTTTCAGGTGGGTTCGGCCATTACCTACGATTCCGTGCCAGAGCGCGAATACGAGGAATGCCTGCTCAAAGCCCAAGCTATGCTGGATGTATTAGGCGCCGTAATTGATTGA
- the miaB gene encoding tRNA (N6-isopentenyl adenosine(37)-C2)-methylthiotransferase MiaB, whose product MSQPLITLDFLDTPALPTPSTDATTHAETPSGEVRVSAATSTGRKRKLYIESYGCQMNFSDSEIVSSILFNEGFDTTEQLEGADLVLLNTCSIREKAEQTVRMRLSQINGHKKRNPGLLVGVLGCMAERLKSKFLEEEKLVDLVVGPDAYRDLPQLIQQVDGGQKAVNVLLSREETYADITPVRLNSNGITAFISIMRGCDNMCSFCVVPFTRGRERSRDAHSIIQEAHDLVAAGYKEVTLLGQNVDSYKWASEDGAEQVNFAQLLESVALISPELRVRFSTSHPKDITDEVLHTMARHENICKYIHLPAQSGNTRILKLMNRTYDRPWYEDRVQAIRRILGDECAISSDMISGFCSETEEEHQDTLSLMEYVKYDMAYMFFYSERPGTLAARKLEDDIPLEVKKRRLAEVIALQQQHSRERNLLGVGKVHKVLAENFSKRSDEHLSGRNSQNQVVIFPKKHYKKGDYVNVLVHSGSASTLLGEAV is encoded by the coding sequence ATGTCCCAACCGCTGATTACCCTCGATTTCCTCGATACGCCTGCCCTGCCCACCCCGAGCACGGACGCTACCACCCACGCCGAAACCCCATCCGGGGAGGTGCGCGTGAGTGCCGCTACCAGCACGGGCCGTAAGCGCAAGCTATATATTGAAAGCTACGGCTGCCAGATGAACTTCTCGGACTCCGAAATTGTGTCCAGCATTCTGTTTAATGAAGGTTTTGACACCACGGAGCAGCTGGAAGGAGCCGATCTGGTGCTGCTCAATACCTGCTCTATCCGGGAGAAGGCCGAGCAAACGGTGCGGATGCGCCTGTCGCAGATCAACGGCCATAAAAAGCGCAACCCCGGCCTGCTGGTGGGCGTGCTGGGCTGCATGGCCGAGCGTCTGAAAAGCAAGTTTCTCGAAGAAGAAAAGCTGGTAGACCTGGTAGTGGGCCCTGATGCCTACCGCGACCTGCCCCAGCTGATTCAGCAGGTAGACGGCGGCCAGAAAGCCGTGAACGTGCTTCTCAGCCGGGAAGAAACCTACGCCGATATCACGCCGGTACGCCTGAACTCGAACGGCATTACGGCCTTCATCAGCATCATGCGGGGCTGCGACAACATGTGCTCCTTCTGCGTAGTGCCCTTCACCCGCGGCCGCGAGCGGAGCCGCGACGCGCACAGCATCATCCAGGAAGCCCACGACCTGGTAGCTGCCGGCTACAAGGAAGTTACCCTGCTAGGCCAAAACGTGGACTCCTACAAATGGGCTTCGGAAGATGGCGCCGAGCAGGTAAACTTTGCCCAGCTGCTGGAAAGCGTGGCCCTGATCAGCCCCGAGCTGCGCGTCCGATTTTCCACCTCCCACCCCAAGGACATTACCGATGAGGTGCTGCACACCATGGCGCGGCACGAGAACATCTGTAAGTACATTCACCTGCCCGCCCAGAGCGGTAACACGCGCATCCTCAAGCTCATGAACCGCACCTACGACCGGCCCTGGTACGAGGATCGGGTGCAGGCCATCCGCCGCATTTTAGGCGACGAATGCGCCATCAGCTCTGATATGATTTCGGGCTTCTGTTCCGAAACCGAGGAAGAGCACCAGGACACGCTCAGCCTGATGGAGTACGTGAAGTACGACATGGCCTATATGTTCTTCTACTCGGAGCGCCCCGGCACGCTGGCTGCCCGCAAGCTGGAGGACGATATTCCGCTGGAGGTGAAAAAGCGTCGCTTGGCTGAGGTCATTGCCCTCCAGCAGCAGCACAGCCGCGAGCGAAACCTACTGGGCGTGGGCAAAGTGCATAAAGTACTGGCTGAGAACTTCTCCAAGCGCTCTGATGAACACCTGAGCGGCCGCAACAGCCAGAACCAGGTGGTCATCTTCCCCAAAAAGCACTACAAAAAAGGCGACTATGTGAACGTGCTGGTTCATAGTGGCTCGGCCAGTACCCTGCTGGGCGAGGCGGTGTAA
- a CDS encoding DUF3808 domain-containing protein, giving the protein MGTTVLGRQEPPEAVFAPSYNWPLTPTARRAYAELLKLRIPAARACLQPELLQAPSSAGTLLVADGIDFTELMISQDARLYEGVVQKQDKRLALLAKSKERTALRAYTLAEIRLHQAAAQVAFQHEIQGAWSLRQSYLQMQDAVRQYPNFLPARKTLGMLQFFIGSLPEGYRWFLKLLGLPGSVESGLQNLRTAARHPHEFQPETRIILALVEETYFKKSEEAVQLATSLATQQPDNLLFSYLLISLHKKQHQTNQALAAYRARPTGAAYLAVPYLHHMAADLLLYQGNYAASERENLQFLRENRGLHYRKDAAFKLYLAAWLSNDAPTARQYYGQINDGGRTVVEEDSYAQRVLEDKLPLNRILTRARLQIDGGYYREALRTLATFHGTRTTQLRDQLEAPYRAARAWHGLGQLDSARLLYARTIALAGQAPYYFAPQSALQLGYLYLAEGQKNTARTYFQKALSYPRHEYKNSTDAKAKVALAGLK; this is encoded by the coding sequence ATGGGAACAACGGTCCTGGGCCGGCAGGAGCCGCCGGAGGCTGTCTTTGCTCCTTCTTACAACTGGCCCCTTACGCCCACTGCACGTCGGGCTTACGCTGAGCTATTGAAGCTGCGGATACCGGCTGCCCGTGCCTGCCTGCAGCCCGAGCTGCTACAGGCGCCTTCCAGCGCCGGCACCCTGCTGGTAGCCGACGGTATCGATTTCACGGAGCTGATGATTTCGCAGGATGCGCGCCTGTACGAGGGCGTGGTGCAGAAGCAGGACAAGCGGCTGGCTTTGCTGGCGAAATCGAAGGAGCGTACGGCTTTGCGGGCGTATACGCTGGCCGAAATCCGGTTGCATCAGGCCGCGGCGCAGGTAGCCTTTCAGCACGAAATTCAGGGAGCCTGGAGTTTGCGGCAGTCATATCTGCAAATGCAGGATGCCGTGCGGCAGTACCCTAATTTCCTGCCGGCCCGCAAAACGCTGGGCATGCTGCAGTTTTTCATTGGCTCTCTGCCGGAGGGCTACCGTTGGTTTCTGAAGCTGCTGGGGTTGCCGGGTAGCGTGGAGTCCGGGCTCCAAAACCTGCGTACAGCCGCCCGGCACCCCCACGAGTTCCAGCCCGAAACCCGCATTATCCTGGCTTTGGTGGAGGAAACCTACTTCAAGAAAAGCGAAGAAGCCGTGCAGCTGGCCACCAGTTTAGCAACTCAGCAGCCCGATAACCTGCTGTTCAGCTACCTGCTCATCAGCCTGCATAAAAAACAGCACCAGACCAACCAGGCCCTGGCCGCCTATCGGGCCCGCCCTACCGGCGCGGCTTACCTGGCCGTGCCTTACCTCCACCACATGGCCGCCGACCTGCTTCTGTACCAAGGAAACTATGCGGCCTCGGAGCGGGAAAATCTCCAGTTCCTGCGTGAAAACCGGGGCCTGCACTACCGCAAGGACGCTGCCTTTAAGCTGTATCTGGCCGCCTGGCTCTCGAACGATGCCCCCACAGCCCGGCAGTACTACGGGCAGATTAATGATGGTGGGCGCACCGTAGTGGAAGAAGATAGCTACGCCCAGCGGGTGTTAGAGGATAAGCTGCCGCTGAACCGCATCCTTACCCGCGCCCGCCTGCAGATAGATGGCGGCTACTACCGAGAGGCCCTGCGCACGCTGGCCACCTTCCACGGCACCCGCACCACCCAGCTGCGCGACCAGCTGGAAGCTCCCTACCGGGCGGCCCGCGCCTGGCACGGCCTGGGGCAGCTGGACTCGGCCCGCCTGCTCTATGCCCGAACCATTGCCCTGGCCGGGCAGGCGCCATATTACTTCGCCCCGCAATCGGCCTTGCAGCTAGGCTACCTCTACCTGGCCGAAGGGCAGAAAAACACGGCCCGCACCTATTTTCAGAAAGCCCTGAGCTACCCCCGGCACGAGTACAAGAACAGCACCGATGCCAAAGCTAAAGTGGCCCTGGCGGGTTTGAAGTAA
- a CDS encoding zinc ribbon domain-containing protein has protein sequence METTVASKLEALLNLQQLDSQLDEIRRVRGDLPEEVRDLEDEIAGYEVRVSKFDEEIAGLNEQIKQRKQNAKDADGLIKKYEDQQQNVRNNREYEAIAKEIELQKLEIQISEKKIKEAQYQIELKNNEISGTKQRLDERKKDLDNKKSELETIVGESESDEKKIMAEREKAVKPIEDRLLMAYTRIRGNVRNGLAVVTVKRDACGGCFNTVPPQRQADIIAHKKIIVCEHCGRVLADVEVKNV, from the coding sequence GTGGAAACCACTGTTGCCAGCAAGCTGGAAGCCCTTCTGAACCTGCAGCAGCTTGACTCGCAGCTTGACGAAATCCGGCGTGTACGCGGCGATTTGCCGGAAGAGGTACGTGACCTGGAGGACGAAATTGCGGGTTACGAAGTGCGCGTAAGCAAGTTCGACGAAGAAATTGCCGGCCTCAACGAGCAGATTAAGCAGCGCAAGCAAAACGCCAAGGATGCCGATGGCCTCATCAAAAAGTATGAGGACCAGCAGCAGAACGTGCGCAACAACCGCGAGTACGAGGCTATTGCCAAGGAAATTGAGCTGCAGAAACTGGAAATCCAGATTTCTGAAAAGAAAATCAAAGAAGCCCAGTACCAGATTGAGTTGAAAAACAACGAAATCAGCGGTACCAAGCAGCGCCTCGATGAGCGTAAGAAAGACCTCGATAATAAGAAGTCGGAGCTGGAAACCATTGTAGGTGAAAGCGAAAGCGACGAGAAAAAAATCATGGCGGAGCGCGAAAAGGCCGTGAAGCCTATCGAAGACCGACTGTTGATGGCTTATACCCGCATCCGCGGCAACGTGCGCAACGGCCTGGCCGTGGTAACGGTGAAGCGTGACGCCTGCGGTGGCTGCTTTAACACGGTGCCCCCACAGCGCCAGGCAGACATCATCGCCCACAAAAAAATCATCGTGTGCGAGCACTGCGGCCGGGTTCTGGCCGACGTAGAAGTGAAAAACGTGTAA
- the secG gene encoding preprotein translocase subunit SecG: MYIALISLIIFVCFLLALVVLAQNPKGGGLSSQFGAGGTAQLMGVKRTGDLLERLTWGFAIALMVLSLGTQMVNSASGDSAPVRSVNQQRAMETQVPATMPAPAPTAPAPSAPAQQAPATAPATTPAP; encoded by the coding sequence ATGTACATTGCCCTGATCAGCCTAATCATTTTTGTGTGCTTCTTGCTAGCCCTGGTGGTGCTGGCCCAGAATCCTAAAGGAGGCGGACTTTCCAGCCAGTTTGGCGCCGGCGGCACTGCCCAGCTTATGGGCGTGAAACGCACCGGCGACCTGCTGGAACGCCTGACCTGGGGCTTTGCCATTGCCCTGATGGTATTGTCGCTGGGCACCCAGATGGTAAATAGCGCCTCTGGTGATAGTGCTCCGGTACGGAGTGTAAACCAGCAGCGCGCTATGGAAACGCAGGTTCCTGCTACCATGCCCGCCCCGGCTCCTACCGCACCCGCACCTTCTGCCCCTGCACAGCAGGCACCGGCTACTGCGCCCGCTACCACGCCGGCTCCTTAA
- a CDS encoding Nif3-like dinuclear metal center hexameric protein has product MYTQPAPSPAPISTQKTTTVADLARVLEAAAPLAYQETYDNAGLQCGDPTMEVSGVLIALDCTPAVLEEALQRGCNVVVVHHPVIFRPLKRLTGANEVEQTLIKALKNDIAIYAAHTNLDNVQRGVNRKLAEKLGLQNLRILDPKAGTLAKLITYTPPTHTQAVLQALYAAGAGRIGNYHDCSFRIEGTGTFTPGAGTNPFIGQPGQPETVYEQRIEVLLPLYLQHSILQALRQAHPYEEVAYELVKLENTHQEVGSGMVGELPEAMEPAAFRQRLREALGVPVVKHTEFTRPIQKVALCGGAGSFLIGKARSAGADAYVTGDLKYHEYFGAEGRLMLCDVGHFESEQFTGEVFRDLLTANFGSTFALFIAETLTNPVRYDF; this is encoded by the coding sequence ATGTATACTCAGCCAGCCCCCAGCCCTGCTCCCATAAGCACCCAGAAAACAACCACTGTAGCTGACCTGGCCCGGGTGCTGGAAGCCGCGGCGCCCCTCGCCTACCAGGAAACCTACGACAACGCGGGCCTGCAATGCGGCGACCCAACTATGGAAGTAAGCGGCGTGCTGATTGCGCTGGACTGTACCCCGGCCGTGCTGGAGGAAGCGCTGCAGCGTGGCTGCAACGTAGTAGTGGTGCATCACCCCGTGATATTCCGCCCGCTCAAGCGCCTCACCGGAGCTAACGAGGTAGAGCAAACCCTGATAAAAGCGCTTAAAAACGATATTGCCATTTACGCCGCCCACACCAACCTGGACAATGTGCAGCGCGGCGTAAACCGCAAGCTGGCCGAAAAGCTGGGCCTGCAAAACCTGCGCATCCTCGACCCCAAAGCCGGCACCCTGGCCAAGCTGATAACCTACACGCCGCCCACGCACACCCAGGCGGTGCTGCAGGCGCTGTACGCGGCCGGCGCCGGCCGCATCGGCAACTACCACGACTGCAGCTTCCGGATAGAAGGCACCGGCACCTTCACGCCCGGTGCGGGCACCAACCCCTTTATCGGCCAGCCGGGCCAGCCGGAAACCGTGTACGAGCAGCGCATAGAGGTGCTGTTGCCCCTGTATCTGCAGCATAGCATACTGCAGGCCCTGCGGCAGGCCCACCCTTATGAGGAGGTTGCTTATGAATTAGTGAAGCTGGAAAACACCCACCAGGAAGTGGGTTCCGGCATGGTAGGCGAGCTACCTGAGGCCATGGAACCGGCCGCGTTCCGGCAGCGGTTGCGGGAGGCCCTGGGCGTGCCCGTGGTAAAGCACACAGAATTTACCCGGCCCATCCAGAAAGTAGCGCTGTGCGGCGGGGCCGGCAGTTTCCTCATTGGTAAAGCCCGTAGCGCCGGTGCCGATGCCTACGTGACCGGCGACCTGAAATACCACGAATATTTTGGCGCCGAAGGCCGGCTGATGCTCTGCGACGTAGGCCATTTTGAGAGCGAACAATTTACCGGCGAGGTTTTCCGGGATTTGCTTACCGCCAACTTTGGAAGTACTTTTGCGCTCTTCATTGCCGAGACCCTCACCAACCCTGTCCGTTATGATTTCTAA
- the groES gene encoding co-chaperone GroES, with protein MSLSMKPLADRVIIAPAAAEEKTKSGIIIPDTAKEKPQRGEVVAVGEGKVADNGTTLKPQVSVGDQVLYGKYAGTEITIEGKDYLIMRESDILAVL; from the coding sequence ATGTCACTTAGCATGAAACCACTGGCTGACCGCGTCATCATCGCGCCAGCTGCTGCCGAGGAGAAAACCAAATCGGGCATCATCATCCCCGATACGGCTAAGGAAAAGCCCCAGCGTGGCGAAGTAGTAGCCGTAGGCGAAGGCAAAGTGGCCGACAACGGCACCACCCTCAAGCCCCAGGTGAGCGTAGGCGACCAGGTGCTGTATGGCAAATATGCCGGCACGGAAATCACCATTGAAGGCAAGGACTACCTCATCATGCGTGAGTCCGATATCCTGGCGGTGCTCTAA
- a CDS encoding LptE family protein, with protein MTWNSYKWLISCCIVLIGFGAAGCRVYSFTGTNIDPTVKTLSILTFPNSAPNGPSSLSQRFTEDFKDYFQRNTTLKLIARDGDLQFEGAIIGYDIAPAAIEKTEGRDQAGLNRLTIQVRVKFTNTKDPKQDFEQTFQSYGDFPGSQDATQINNNQTEVRRITERIITDAFNKSVANW; from the coding sequence ATGACCTGGAACAGCTATAAGTGGTTGATTAGCTGCTGCATCGTATTGATTGGTTTTGGCGCGGCGGGGTGCCGCGTGTACTCCTTCACCGGCACCAACATCGACCCCACCGTTAAGACGCTATCCATTCTTACCTTCCCTAATAGCGCCCCCAACGGCCCGTCGTCTCTTTCCCAGCGCTTTACGGAAGATTTCAAGGATTATTTTCAGCGCAATACCACGTTGAAGCTGATAGCGCGCGATGGTGACCTGCAGTTTGAGGGTGCCATCATCGGCTACGATATTGCCCCCGCGGCTATTGAGAAGACCGAAGGGCGCGACCAGGCAGGCCTGAACCGGCTGACCATTCAGGTGCGGGTAAAATTCACCAATACCAAAGACCCCAAGCAGGATTTCGAGCAGACTTTCCAGAGCTACGGTGACTTTCCCGGCTCCCAGGATGCCACGCAAATCAATAATAACCAGACCGAGGTACGTCGCATTACGGAGCGCATTATTACGGATGCCTTTAATAAATCCGTAGCCAACTGGTAG
- a CDS encoding sigma-54 interaction domain-containing protein, whose amino-acid sequence MTPSEIQSIKQRFGIIGNAPALNYAIQVAAQVAPTDMTVMISGESGSGKESFSKIIHALSPRKHGQFIAINCGAIPEGTIDSELFGHEKGSFTGAQEARKGYFEVTNGGTIFLDEIGEMPLGTQARLLRVLENGEFIRVGSSKVQKTDVRVVAASNVNLLDAVREGKFREDLYYRLNTVPITVPPLRERGDDIYLLFRKFATDFAERYRVKPVSLTPDAVVELQRFQFPGNIRQLKNVAEQMSVLETEREIDLRRLRQYLPAEQTSRLPMLVHAAGTATDGAGNAYSERDLLYKVLFDMRRDVTDLKKLVLELAAGQRPHEAQELVRQNSHLFTNLNVAPYEGGRPLRQPSEAGSEYFIPSVEEDADYEDESQRVEDISHETEEETLSLDAKEKEMIIKALKKHNHKRKYAAHDLGISERTLYRKLKQYDLEQL is encoded by the coding sequence TTGACACCTTCCGAAATACAAAGCATCAAACAACGCTTCGGCATCATCGGCAATGCGCCGGCGCTGAACTACGCCATTCAGGTGGCGGCTCAGGTGGCGCCTACGGACATGACGGTGATGATTTCCGGCGAAAGCGGCTCGGGTAAAGAGTCGTTTTCCAAGATCATTCATGCCCTGTCGCCGCGCAAGCATGGGCAGTTCATTGCTATTAACTGCGGCGCTATTCCGGAAGGCACCATCGACTCGGAGTTGTTTGGCCACGAGAAAGGCTCGTTTACGGGGGCGCAGGAAGCCCGCAAAGGCTATTTTGAGGTAACCAACGGCGGCACTATTTTCTTGGATGAAATCGGGGAAATGCCGCTGGGCACCCAGGCCCGACTGCTGCGCGTGCTGGAAAACGGCGAGTTTATTCGGGTAGGCTCCAGCAAAGTCCAGAAGACCGATGTGCGCGTGGTAGCCGCTTCCAACGTGAATCTGCTGGATGCCGTGCGCGAAGGCAAATTCCGGGAAGACCTCTATTACCGCCTCAACACCGTTCCCATTACGGTTCCACCATTACGTGAGCGAGGCGACGATATCTATCTATTATTCCGCAAGTTCGCTACGGATTTTGCCGAGCGTTACCGCGTAAAGCCAGTGTCGTTGACGCCGGATGCGGTAGTGGAATTGCAGCGCTTTCAGTTTCCCGGCAACATCCGGCAGCTGAAGAACGTGGCCGAACAGATGTCGGTGCTGGAAACGGAGCGGGAAATAGATCTGCGCCGCTTGCGCCAGTATTTGCCCGCCGAGCAAACCAGCCGCCTGCCCATGCTGGTGCACGCGGCCGGCACCGCCACCGATGGCGCCGGCAATGCGTACTCGGAGCGCGACCTGCTCTATAAGGTGTTGTTTGATATGCGCCGGGACGTAACGGACCTGAAAAAGCTGGTGCTGGAGCTGGCCGCCGGCCAGCGGCCGCACGAAGCGCAGGAGCTGGTGCGACAAAACAGCCACTTGTTTACCAACCTAAACGTGGCCCCTTATGAAGGTGGGCGCCCGCTGCGGCAGCCAAGCGAGGCCGGCTCGGAGTATTTCATTCCCTCCGTGGAGGAAGACGCTGATTATGAGGACGAAAGCCAGCGGGTAGAAGACATTTCGCACGAGACGGAAGAAGAAACACTGTCCCTTGATGCGAAGGAAAAGGAGATGATTATTAAGGCACTGAAGAAACACAACCACAAGCGCAAATACGCCGCCCACGATTTGGGCATATCCGAACGTACCCTCTACCGCAAACTCAAACAATATGACCTGGAACAGCTATAA
- a CDS encoding uracil-DNA glycosylase family protein, giving the protein MAEYLFGWPGFRPESPTLPASVPLRRHGVAHYSLMMTSFADRLLSFLTGFPLPAALPAGVSAESPYQQPAVQPLLTAFARQYYASPAPRIALLGINPGRFGSGRTGVAFTDPVALADNCGIANPLPRQRELSSQFIYQVVAAMGGPARFYQDFYLGSLYPLVLLREERNYNYYDAPALTAALADDLRLSLHQQVHEVGLRRTVVVCLGRRNAKYLQQLNQELRLFEHIEVLDHPRYLMQYKRRELPQHVARYVEVLSALIQ; this is encoded by the coding sequence ATGGCTGAGTACCTTTTCGGCTGGCCTGGTTTCCGGCCAGAAAGCCCCACTTTACCCGCCTCTGTTCCGCTGCGCCGCCATGGAGTGGCGCACTATTCTTTGATGATGACTTCCTTTGCCGACCGCCTCCTCTCCTTCCTCACCGGCTTTCCGCTGCCGGCCGCGCTGCCCGCGGGGGTTTCGGCAGAAAGCCCCTACCAGCAGCCCGCTGTGCAGCCCTTGCTCACGGCCTTTGCCCGGCAATACTACGCCAGCCCCGCTCCGCGCATAGCTCTGCTGGGTATCAATCCCGGGCGCTTTGGGAGCGGCCGCACCGGCGTGGCCTTCACCGACCCGGTTGCCCTGGCCGATAACTGCGGCATTGCCAACCCGCTGCCCCGGCAGCGGGAGCTTTCCAGCCAGTTTATCTATCAGGTGGTGGCGGCCATGGGCGGGCCCGCCCGTTTCTACCAGGATTTCTACCTGGGCTCCCTATACCCGCTGGTGCTGCTGCGGGAGGAGCGCAACTATAACTATTATGACGCGCCGGCCCTCACGGCCGCCCTGGCCGATGATCTGCGCCTTTCCCTGCACCAGCAGGTACACGAGGTGGGCTTACGCCGCACCGTGGTGGTATGCCTGGGCCGGCGCAACGCCAAATATCTGCAGCAGCTAAACCAGGAACTCAGGCTTTTCGAGCATATTGAAGTGCTGGACCACCCGCGCTACCTCATGCAATACAAACGGCGGGAGCTGCCGCAGCACGTAGCCCGCTACGTAGAAGTACTTAGTGCGCTTATTCAATAG